A region of Elusimicrobiota bacterium DNA encodes the following proteins:
- a CDS encoding PorV/PorQ family protein produces the protein MRKMLSSVMLAVMVVGTTCTSNVQAGVGSSAMQFLKVGVGAKQEGMGGAQVAVAEDVNSVYWNPAGLGSVSATELSFMHLSYFEGISYEYLAIGHPVNESSTIGLQIMYLNYGNIDKTLEDANGAYDTVGSVGTFGAKDMGGAISYGKQVDETINVGGSLKMASQKIDTNNTTGFGIDLGVEYVPVKGGLQLGLAVQNIGSKVGSDNLPGNIKAGLGKKLSAFEGENNLTVAADVNYGLDSATTRENIGMELIIAEMIGIRAGYKIGYDEETYTLGGGFKIAGESSTFNIDYAFVPTKDLGDTHRISLGIRFGAKE, from the coding sequence ATGCGTAAGATGTTAAGTTCAGTAATGCTGGCAGTAATGGTAGTCGGTACTACATGTACAAGTAATGTACAAGCCGGCGTTGGCAGTTCAGCGATGCAGTTTTTAAAGGTAGGAGTAGGTGCCAAGCAGGAAGGCATGGGCGGCGCACAAGTAGCAGTAGCCGAAGATGTAAATAGCGTATACTGGAATCCTGCAGGATTAGGTTCAGTAAGCGCAACCGAACTATCATTTATGCATTTATCATATTTTGAAGGAATAAGTTATGAATATTTAGCGATAGGCCATCCAGTAAATGAAAGTTCCACAATAGGATTACAAATAATGTACCTTAATTATGGCAATATAGACAAGACATTAGAAGATGCCAATGGCGCATATGATACAGTAGGCAGCGTAGGCACTTTCGGTGCCAAAGACATGGGTGGAGCAATAAGTTACGGCAAGCAGGTAGATGAAACAATTAATGTAGGCGGAAGTTTAAAGATGGCAAGCCAGAAGATAGATACAAACAACACAACCGGCTTTGGAATAGACTTAGGAGTAGAGTATGTTCCAGTAAAAGGCGGATTACAATTAGGCCTGGCAGTCCAGAACATAGGCAGTAAAGTAGGCAGTGATAATTTACCCGGGAATATAAAAGCAGGATTAGGCAAGAAGTTGTCAGCATTTGAAGGTGAAAACAATTTAACGGTAGCAGCCGATGTAAATTATGGGTTAGACAGTGCGACCACAAGAGAGAACATAGGAATGGAGTTAATAATAGCCGAGATGATAGGAATCCGAGCAGGCTATAAGATAGGATATGATGAAGAGACATACACATTAGGCGGCGGATTCAAGATAGCCGGAGAAAGTTCAACATTCAATATAGATTATGCATTTGTTCCTACAAAAGATTTAGGAGACACGCATAGGATATCGCTAGGGATAAGGTTTGGGGCAAAGGAATAG